In a single window of the Labeo rohita strain BAU-BD-2019 chromosome 23, IGBB_LRoh.1.0, whole genome shotgun sequence genome:
- the vgll4a gene encoding transcription cofactor vestigial-like protein 4 isoform X2 — protein sequence MDILINHFINKMNDNISRLHCNTYEDDSGASRVPVHNSRCTPMSPTKRKHRENSLNHQKDSDEEQMNKMRCLLGSHLRNSNGDTGNQELWNYSHTSLSGLHNHHPFAPFPIFAVDQPLEMTKHSLDPTRSMLLIPGCGTKHQQNRPSVITCAPASNRPCSLSSCHMSPNSCTSGSTNKTKANTACDPVIEEHFRRSLGKIYEEPAPVSNSVCITGSVDDHFTKALGDAWLQIKAKGNGGTTPDDESP from the exons ATGATTCAGGAGCATCTAGGGTTCCTGTACATAACTCAAGATGTACACCCATGAGCCCAACCAAGAGAAAACACCGTGAAAACTCTCTGAATCATCAAAAAGACTCTGATGAAGAACAGATGAACAAAATGAGATGCTTATTAGGATCACATCT GAGAAATTCGAATGGAGACACTGGAAATCAGGAGTTATGGAATTATAGTCACACATCTCTAAGTGGTCTCCATAACCATCATCCATTTGCACCATTCCCTATTTTTGCGGTGGATCAACCCCTTGAGATGACCAAACACAGCTTAGATCCTACTAGAAGCATGCTTCTTATTCCTGGATGTGGCACAAAACACCAGCAG AATCGTCCATCTGTAATCACCTGTGCCCCTGCCAGCAACCGTCCTTGCAGTCTTTCCAGTTGCCACATGTCCCCTAATAGCTGCACATCTGGATCCACCAACAAGACCAAAG CAAACACTGCGTGTGACCCCGTGATTGAGGAGCATTTCCGCCGCAGTCTGGGGAAGATCTATGAGGAGCCGGCGCCTGTCTCTAACTCAGTGTGCATTACAGGCTCAGTTGATGACCACTTCACTAAAGCGCTGGGTGATGCCTGGTTACAGATCAAAGCCAAAGGCAATGGCGGTACAACACCAGATGATGAGAGTCCATGA
- the vgll4a gene encoding transcription cofactor vestigial-like protein 4 isoform X1: MDILINHFINKMNDNISRLHCNTYEDDSGASRVPVHNSRCTPMSPTKRKHRENSLNHQKDSDEEQMNKMRCLLGSHLMYFAGFSCAIFRRNSNGDTGNQELWNYSHTSLSGLHNHHPFAPFPIFAVDQPLEMTKHSLDPTRSMLLIPGCGTKHQQNRPSVITCAPASNRPCSLSSCHMSPNSCTSGSTNKTKANTACDPVIEEHFRRSLGKIYEEPAPVSNSVCITGSVDDHFTKALGDAWLQIKAKGNGGTTPDDESP; the protein is encoded by the exons ATGATTCAGGAGCATCTAGGGTTCCTGTACATAACTCAAGATGTACACCCATGAGCCCAACCAAGAGAAAACACCGTGAAAACTCTCTGAATCATCAAAAAGACTCTGATGAAGAACAGATGAACAAAATGAGATGCTTATTAGGATCACATCT caTGTATTTTGCAGGTTTTTCTTGTGCTATTTTTAGGAGAAATTCGAATGGAGACACTGGAAATCAGGAGTTATGGAATTATAGTCACACATCTCTAAGTGGTCTCCATAACCATCATCCATTTGCACCATTCCCTATTTTTGCGGTGGATCAACCCCTTGAGATGACCAAACACAGCTTAGATCCTACTAGAAGCATGCTTCTTATTCCTGGATGTGGCACAAAACACCAGCAG AATCGTCCATCTGTAATCACCTGTGCCCCTGCCAGCAACCGTCCTTGCAGTCTTTCCAGTTGCCACATGTCCCCTAATAGCTGCACATCTGGATCCACCAACAAGACCAAAG CAAACACTGCGTGTGACCCCGTGATTGAGGAGCATTTCCGCCGCAGTCTGGGGAAGATCTATGAGGAGCCGGCGCCTGTCTCTAACTCAGTGTGCATTACAGGCTCAGTTGATGACCACTTCACTAAAGCGCTGGGTGATGCCTGGTTACAGATCAAAGCCAAAGGCAATGGCGGTACAACACCAGATGATGAGAGTCCATGA